The following nucleotide sequence is from Chloracidobacterium validum.
GATCGGTGTAGCCGGTGAGCCGTGGATTGGCCAAGCTTCCGGCAATGGTTGCCTTGATGGTCAGCAGTCCGCGTGAGGTGATGCGCTTTGAAAAACCACGCAGGAGCTTCAAGTCCACCTTGCCATCGGCCGTCACCGTGTCGCGCCCACTCAACAACCCAAGCCGCCCGGATAGTGAAAACGACGTGGTATCGCCGGGTTCATCCCGGAGGCGAAAGTTTTTGAACTCCAGCGCGCGGTCACTCAGGCTGAACTGAAGCGGTCCGTCATTGACAATGACGTAGTTATCCGCGGCTGCGCCCAGTTCGCCCAGCGGGACGGCCAACTTGAGCGCCGAAAAATCGCCGGTCAATGCCAGCTTACTGGTTGTGAAGCCGCCTTCATCGGTCGCTGGATCAACGGCATAAAGCGGTCCCGCCAAGCGTAAACGACCAGTGACTTCGCCACTGAGGCTTTGCGGTCCAATATCGAAAATGGCGAGGAGTGGCGTGAGCGGTGTCCGGTCGAAATCAAACTGGCTTTCGACGAGGAGGGCCAATTCGCCGTCTGGATCGAGGTAGGTCACAGTGGCGTCCGAGCGGTAGGGAAAATCACGATACCGCGCGGTCAGCGTGAGCGTCGCTTTTTCACCGGCCGCATCGCTGGCTGCCGCCAGCCGCACATCCCGGAAATCATCATTGCCGACCGTGAGCTTCTCGCTGGTCGCCTTGAGTGCAAAATCAAGATGGTTGGTCAGAATTTGCCCGACCGTGGAGCGTGAACTGAAATCCAACTGGATGACGCCATCGAGCGGTATGTCCGAACGCCCCAGGGACTGACCTAGGGCCTTGGCATCGAGTCCGTTTGATTGGAGGGTCACTTCATAAGCGCCATCAGTCGGGTTGTAGCGCCCTTGACCGTTGAGGACGCCGGCCGGGAAACGGGAGACAATGCCATCAACCACCAGCCCTTGGTCACGGAATGAAACCCGCGCTTCGCCGCGCCGCAACTCACCGACTGGGGTTTTCGTGGCGGTGAGTGCCAACGTCCCCCCGCCACGGATGGTTTCCACGGCCTTGGTCCAGTCGCGCAGTGTCAATCCAGCTCGCAGGGTTGCCAGATTGGGAAGTCCCGTGAGGTCAAGATCGCCAGCGGCAATGCCCCCGGCCGCCGTCAACTGCTCGCCCACCGACTTGGTGGCTGGAATCGTCTGGAGGATTGCCCCGACCGATGCCAGCCTGAGATCATAGGCCCTGAGTTTGACTTGTGTCGGGTGCGCTTCCGTCCAGCCGCCTCCAAAACTGGCTATCACGCACCCGCCATCCGGTTGGATTAGGGAAGCTTCCGTCACCGTTAGCTGGGTGGGCGCAGCCTCGAAGTGGACGGCAGCCCGACCAATTCGTTGGTCATTGACTCGAATTTCGCCAACGCTTGCCGTTCCGCTCAAGGTCAGGGCGCGGAGGTTTCCAGAAAGCTGCCCGGTGACATCGCCCGCGCCACGCAGCTCTAACCGAGCCTCATCGGTTTGCGTTGTGAGTGCTGGAATCTTGACCCCCAACCACGTTGCCAGCGTTTGCGCCTGGGCGAGTTCAGGCGTGTGGTAATCCACCGTTGCCTCTACTTCACGTGCGCGCCAGCGATAACGTCCAGAAACAGTTAGCGTGCCTTCCCCAACACGGGCCAGAAACGGGTCAGCCTGCACGACCCCCGGGGTCAGGATGGCGCGCGCTTCAACCGAGAGCGGCAGTGGCGTGGTGTCTGGGCTGGCATCCGGCGGACGGGCCTGCCCGGTCAAGGCGGCCTGTATCCGTCCGGTTGCCTGGAGCGCATCAAGCCCAGGCCATGTCACATCCAGTTGCGCCTGTCCGCGCCCAGCCAGTGAACCGCGAGCAACGGCCAGGCGACGAGTAAGCTGTTCGACATCAAGCCCGCTGGCAGTCAGTTTGGCCATGGAACGTTCACGGGTGCCGGCTGGATAAGCCAGTCGCGCCTGCCCTTGCAACCGACCACCCAGGACGCGCGCGGTGATGTCGGTGATGTCCACGGCGACTGGCGATACGGAAACATGCGCAGCCGGGGCGTCCAGGACATACCCGGCAAAGGTCACCTGTCCGGCCTTGACATCCGCCTCCGCGCGTTTTGGGACTTGCCCAAAAGGTGTATCGAGAACGTAGGCCGCCGTCAGCCCAGCGACGGACGCGCCTCCCAGTCGCCCGGTCAGGGGTTCGAGGTTGCCCTCAAGCACGAGTCCCGTCGCGTCACCGGCCACCCGAACCGGCATCTGAACCCGGCCCGTCAACGGAAGCCCATCCAAAAGCGACTGGCTGGCTGTCGCCAGATCGAGCACGACGTAAGCATTGCCCTCGTAGCGCACGTTTTCA
It contains:
- a CDS encoding translocation/assembly module TamB; this encodes MALTRRRIVIIGLLGLTLAMVSLLTWGIVWLNRGGLDDWARRLLIAELERQTDVRAEIGELRVHVFSVSAEARQIACFLPGDTKPFFTADRLAAEVEVESLWRQAFSVRHAALDHPTLNIVFDERGVNLARIRMPERKRTLPTEPDEPLVDEVLRGGRVVVRDGLVNVGAETYGVQGQVRNFNLFGRAADEQTLQVETGFDAGEVSITATDGRRRMLRDATLRLTAEVKKDAANIQSLIITTPMGEMTLSGTVRWPNENVRYEGNAYVVLDLATASQSLLDGLPLTGRVQMPVRVAGDATGLVLEGNLEPLTGRLGGASVAGLTAAYVLDTPFGQVPKRAEADVKAGQVTFAGYVLDAPAAHVSVSPVAVDITDITARVLGGRLQGQARLAYPAGTRERSMAKLTASGLDVEQLTRRLAVARGSLAGRGQAQLDVTWPGLDALQATGRIQAALTGQARPPDASPDTTPLPLSVEARAILTPGVVQADPFLARVGEGTLTVSGRYRWRAREVEATVDYHTPELAQAQTLATWLGVKIPALTTQTDEARLELRGAGDVTGQLSGNLRALTLSGTASVGEIRVNDQRIGRAAVHFEAAPTQLTVTEASLIQPDGGCVIASFGGGWTEAHPTQVKLRAYDLRLASVGAILQTIPATKSVGEQLTAAGGIAAGDLDLTGLPNLATLRAGLTLRDWTKAVETIRGGGTLALTATKTPVGELRRGEARVSFRDQGLVVDGIVSRFPAGVLNGQGRYNPTDGAYEVTLQSNGLDAKALGQSLGRSDIPLDGVIQLDFSSRSTVGQILTNHLDFALKATSEKLTVGNDDFRDVRLAAASDAAGEKATLTLTARYRDFPYRSDATVTYLDPDGELALLVESQFDFDRTPLTPLLAIFDIGPQSLSGEVTGRLRLAGPLYAVDPATDEGGFTTSKLALTGDFSALKLAVPLGELGAAADNYVIVNDGPLQFSLSDRALEFKNFRLRDEPGDTTSFSLSGRLGLLSGRDTVTADGKVDLKLLRGFSKRITSRGLLTIKATIAGSLANPRLTGYTDLDDFGLRITDVPLALENGGGRVLFNANRAQIETLTADAGSGKVEVTGGAIFERISDVRWRFGIRAENVRVKYPRDIRSLADGDLVLQGNQSLQVLSGVVRIKRAEYTTNTDLATLVRTQFVGLGGVGSSLQTRAKRNTFTTLDVRVEAPDTLFIRNNIADVVGSASLRLSGSIDDPDVSGRILITRGQLEFRNDRFEVTRGIVAIPEGPTGTTFYDIQAEATIQGYRIIVGLTGTADNFNPILRSEPNLPQSSILSLLATGTLPPPDIANTTTAAQQANVSAATTLLSELLTERIEEQTGRLFGINRFQIDPLLVGRGGDPTARLTVGRRITKDLSVTFSTNLATAEEQIILIEYRLRSNLSIIGLRDQQGNFGFDVRVTKRF